ATGTTATTGTTATAAAAACTATGGCAGTTTTATTCCGAGTTTTCACACTATTAATTTCAGtgatttaaatgtcaaaaattacAAGCTAAAATCAATTCCCTCAAAACCCAATTGGGAAGAATTCAGCTGATCGTGGCACCTCAAAGGCGCCTTTTCAATGCATGGCAATACTTAagacagatttatttttcatgcaaACTTTAAATGGCGTTTGCAAAACTTCAGAATTAACAAGCTGTCAGTAATAACAAAAGTCAGAACACAGAAGACATTgctgcaaaaaacaaaaaaatactgcgaaatatgacttaatatgCCTTTACCATGCATACCTCTGACGGACCCTTTCCTTCGCCCATGCTTAATACCTgacatatttgtttgtttcgCCACTGAAACGTAAAACTGAAATGGTTTATGCTCGATAATTTGTCACAGAGAACATTTCAGAAACACAACCACGTTGTCAGGAGAAATACAAATCGTTGATAAGGAAGTGACGTAGTACAGGAAGACGAGCGCCCTCTAACGGTAGATCAGCTGAACTTGTGCAACAGATGGAACGTCTACGACGGATGTGGATAACACGAAAGACTCTTACGCTTTTGCAGCAGACAATAAGAAGAACGGTTAGCAGATAAATTTTGGTTTTGCATGACAAGGCGCTGTGTTGAGCTGCACAaacctgacattttttttaatgcattcGCTCTTATCGTACTCGTACTCGAAATTACACAAGCGGTTTAGCACAGAGTTAACTCCCCTAGTCTGTCAGTGTAGATTTGTTCTTCCCAGCCTGAAAGAATACATATTCTGCCAGAATAACAGCCAAAACACACGTATTTGGCAAAAAATGTGTACTCAGCATTTCTTGGATCAATAGTTCTACTGTTTGCTTTAATAACATCAACTCCTAACTCGGAATTATTGGAAAGGTGAAGTAGTTTTCATTGTACAGTTGTTCCCTGCACACCATCTTACCGTATGCCATAAGTTTTAtggtaatatttaaaaaaaaaaaaaaatgtgaaaagagaTGTTAAGTTTTACACATGGGCTAATCAGTTTTTACTTAAACTTGTCTAAACTGACTGTctgtaaaaaaatgtacagtgtgCGTTATGTCATTGGCCTAGCTCAGTAGTTGAATTAAATTTGAATGTTAATTTGAGACCTGTTTCCAACAATTTCATCTGGCAAGTAAATATCAGAGattgttgaaaacagaacaTGATGTTCAGTTTAATTGTCTGGGGTTTCTTCTACAGGTTAACTGTTTTGAAAAGTTAGGAATTCTCTTAGTGTACGGAATACAAAATATATCATTACATAGTGGTAGACATGATGAAATGCTGTGGTTGTATATGTAgattaacattttgaaatgtgcGTGAGAAATGTGACTTTCATTTGTATTGTTTCCATTGCAGATGTCGTCAAAGACACTTGTAGCATTTGACTTTGATCACACCTTGATTGATGACAACAGTGATATCTACGTTCAGAAATTGGCTCCCAATGGAATCCCAGCAGAAATCAAATCTCAGTACAGTGATAAAGGCTGGACTAACTATATGGGGGCCATCTTCAAATATCTGCATGAAAATGGCACAAAAAAGTCTGAGATCCTGGAATGTATGAAGGAGATCCACTTCACCAAAGGAATGCCTGAGTTACTGCGACACCTGGCTGAAAACAATTGTGAGTCGGTCATTATCTCCGATTCAAATTCAGTGTTTATTCAgtgtattcttgagcacagtaaTTTACAGGACACAGTGGCTGCTGTGTTCACGAATCCAGCAAAATTTGATGATGAAGGCTGTTTGACAATTAAGTTCTTTCACACTCAGGACTGGTGTGATCTCAGTACGATAAATCTGTGTAAAGGGAGAATTCTGGAGGATTACATTGATGGCAGAGAGAAGGACGGTGTTAGCTTTGATCGTGTCTATTATGTTGGGGATGGCTCAAATGACTTGTGTCCGTGTCTTACGTTAAGGAAAACAGATTTTGCTTGCCCTAGAGTCAATTTCACATTATGGAAAAAATTGCAGAAATCACTCTCTGATGACAATGGACAAGCATCAGAAAACTTAGGAATTAAGGCCAGAATTGTGCCATGGAATGATGGCTGGAACTTGTTGGAGGCAATAAAAGCAAATTCCCACTGTGAACAGAAGTTGGAATTGGTCAAGTGATTTTAGGCATATTTACATATGATAGTATTGTATGTGTGAAATGATCATGATCGCCTGTTTTAAAAATTAGTGTTGATGTTGATTTTAAATGTGTACTTCATGGTACTTTAAAtaatgttaaagtgaaagagTTTATATCGATGTTTATAACTGTGATAATATTTGATCTCAGATTATTTAACATCAGATTACCTACAAGTTAGCATGTATCTGAGAACTCCTATTGACTTTATgtatcagatatatttatatatatatatatatatatatatatatatatatatatataaataccagTCCTTGCAGTTTGACACAAGCACTCACGCACCAATTTGTGTAAACTGAAATTTACATGAGCAAAAAACAGTTAACATACATCAGAGAACAGTCTGTGGAAGAAAGACTTTGAAAAGTGATATTTGTTCACATCAAGAAAAGCTCCAAAATCCTCAGCCATATGCCATAGTACTGTCATTTAATTTCGAAACCAGATGCAGGAGGTTCCATATGAGAGCTATTAGCAatttagcatcactcaaactGGTTGACCATGTGCCTGTGATCTCTAATTCCACATCCAATCATACAAAGGCTTTTATAGCTTTTTGGATTGACCTGTATTGTTATTAATGCATGCAAACAGAAGACTACATCACCTGTTTTAAAGCTTGGACTAGAATGAAAAAGTCATTCCATTTAGGTAATGTCGACTAAATTTGATTAATTATCATATTTTAGAATGAGTATAGATTTAAGATATAGTCCTGACttataattttacataaaatttataCACGTTTGGTGGCATCCAGGAATAGCCCACCTAGGCTTAATTTTTAGTTGTTCGTGCAGGCTTTTTTTCACTCGCCTACGTTTTTCAAACTTCAAGGATTCAAGGACTTGTATAATGGACATGATGTCATTACTTTGTTCAAATTATGATGTTCTTCATGTGACTACAGGTAAGGTGATAACAAAAGCTTTGTACAAAGAGtactgtagatatacatgtagagctcTTATGATTATGTGAAAGCCAAGGCAATCATGTGACATTCACTGTTATTGTTACATAATTTTTCCTTGTGAGCTGATAGCTGTGTTTCCCATAGTCCAAGGACTTTTCTTAGAACACTTCGCACGGAAAAGCACACATGCATGagttgaaaaataattttaaactgTTTCATATAATAAGTCACATATTTTTGCAAGGAGTTAATATGGCATCAAGAGTGAGAAAGTAATTAAGGgcttgaaatatttgttttttatcttGGGAGAGGGGATTTGTTTGATACCCCATTTGTCTCTTAGGGATATGGAATTGATAGTTATATATATCATATCTCAGGGGCCAAACCAGAAATTCGgattatttttgttctgtaaaaatgttatttttttttagctctgtAGTACATAATCATACTGTTTGGGGTCATGGTTCTCCTTCTATCAGATTCATAAGGCAAACAGCCCGTTCACTATTCTCGCCTTCAAGAGGCCTTTTACCTTGTGTGTaaccttttttgcatgtttgaaaggtgtttgCTCAAGCATAgtttgaaagcattattctatgcagactgataaaattatactttttgtgaaaacgTAAAATAGGCCAATCCAACGCGTGTAGTTTTGTGTccgaaatcaaattaaaaattgtgcgtaaattacaatgaaagttgctctttcatgtgcaaaaaagttgaggaaagaaggtacatgtatccttggtcaaaatatatatttcctttgTTAACGTGGAAATAATTTCCATGGTGGTGGTTGATGTTATGGGCTAATTGTTCAGCCAATCACATTATTATTTACGTGgcagtttttacatgtatgaagcagTTAGCCGATATCAAAATACCACTGGATACAGGACATTTTCATTGTCCTGCACTGAGCTATTTTCCAGGCCTTGTGCCTAAGTGATCAGGGTGGATATGTTTTTACGGAGGCTTCGGTACATTTGTGTTTGAACTTCGAATGTATGGATTGTTGagcagttttgttttgatagcgTTTCCAAAGCCCTCATTTCCATGTAAAGCTGTTATTTGTAGCATGATGATGTCCCATATTAGTAAGTGACATGGCAGTGTtgcacatttttcctgattatGAGATTTCTATCGACTTTAGAAAgattgttttgaggtttatttggaaggtaggataatatACTTCTGTAGATTTTTAACCTTTTTtccatgtttgcaagatgtttattcaagcatatactaaaggcattattttatgtagactgataaaattacacttttttgttAAGCCATTGAACATTGTCATTGTCCTGCACTGAGTTTATTTCCAGGCTTGCCTTGTACCTGATGTTAATTGTTATTGTATTACCTGAGTCCATTAGTGTGAACATGTCTTTATGTAGTGTTTATATATCTTTGAACTTTAAATGTATTGCATGTTGACCAGTGTTTTAATAGAGTTCCTAAGGTTTTAAAACCTTCCTTTCCACAAGAAGCTGGTAACTGTAGCATAATGATGTCACAAATATGTTTTGCAGCAGTAATTTGTAGCATAATGATGTCAGAAATATGTTTGTTTCGTTAAGTTGTAATTTGTAGCATGTCACAAATTATTAAGTGCAAGTGACCTTAAGTTTGGCCCATGGCTACGTTACACATTTCACCTAATTGTGAGATTTCTATAGGctttataaatattgttttcaggtttatttggaaggtaggataatatATAAGTACTACGGAAATGTGAATTTTAGCTACAAAGGCAATTTGGTTCTAAATATAAGCCATTTTtgggtaaaattttaggtcatgtatggtttatgtagTTACATTAATCTGTGGTCAAGCGTAATCTCTGTGTAAGgattatgtttacatgtaggttgtgaCAGTTTGTTTCCGGGCAGACTTGTCTACATTGGTCAGCTTACCTGACCAGTGAGGCTGTGTTAAAATCTGCCTCTCACACTTCTTAGTCATGTTTTAGATTTATGCAGGCTGCAAAATCAGGGTGtcacatttgtatattttatcttgtttttCTCGTCCCAcctgttgtttttgtatgaATAGGCAATAAGGGTATCTAATACTCAACAGCACCTGACCCCGacttaaaatgcatttatgcACGTTCATAGATGGGGAGACTTCTGTTTGAGAAGTTTTACACTGACATAGCTGGTTGTCTCCAGTCCATGCATAAATTATTCTTCTtcttgtattagtgaaataagAAGTAAATAAGTTGATATGAAAGAAGTTGATATTAAATATACGTGGATATAttgtattaaaaaataaatgtgaaagaaGGTCAACTGTGATGCATGTATTGTAATATAACAGTAAAAGCCTATGTGATACTGTAACTACTTTCTTGTGATACAGGTCCCTTATTAGGGGTCCACGTAAAGACTcctcttgaaatcgttcggattattattattcttggtGAAGCcataaaattgcaatatctccaaaactagcaaaagtagaaaaaacaaacttaataaggaacatatgaagcaacttttgatgttttctgctgttttactagttacatgtacgtgattTAGCgtccattttgaattttattgataagctaaaaaaacCTTCTCCAAAATAATTAAACCTATTGAACTTTTCGTTTACAGCTCTTAGGTAGATTGCACTACTCATATTGTAAAAAACTTCTCGTTTGGTATGCAAGcaaggccaaaactgaccaatgcaCTTGGCACAAAAGCAAGTAAATTTTTtaaactgcttaaaatcattaaacaaacatACTCCTCTGGTGCCCCTTGATGTCGCAGTTACAAGTGTGCACGAATTATtcttgtactttgtgttttcatgttatgaccaaaaaatcaacaaaatcgCTGTGTGTAAATAACATGAGAGcttcgtgctagactgcatgaaaccgtTGTCTGGGGAAGGATGATCAGCTCTGtgacaatgtattctttctgtcttctgCTCTGGGGCAGCAGCTTCACAACAGTATATTCTGAGTTT
This DNA window, taken from Liolophura sinensis isolate JHLJ2023 chromosome 11, CUHK_Ljap_v2, whole genome shotgun sequence, encodes the following:
- the LOC135478030 gene encoding pyridoxal phosphate phosphatase PHOSPHO2-like; translated protein: MWITRKTLTLLQQTIRRTMSSKTLVAFDFDHTLIDDNSDIYVQKLAPNGIPAEIKSQYSDKGWTNYMGAIFKYLHENGTKKSEILECMKEIHFTKGMPELLRHLAENNCESVIISDSNSVFIQCILEHSNLQDTVAAVFTNPAKFDDEGCLTIKFFHTQDWCDLSTINLCKGRILEDYIDGREKDGVSFDRVYYVGDGSNDLCPCLTLRKTDFACPRVNFTLWKKLQKSLSDDNGQASENLGIKARIVPWNDGWNLLEAIKANSHCEQKLELVK